One Pseudomonadota bacterium genomic window carries:
- a CDS encoding transposase, with amino-acid sequence GINNKIKRLKRMAYGYKDVAYFLLKIHQHCGLLNPRLST; translated from the coding sequence GGGCATCAACAACAAGATTAAACGATTGAAGAGGATGGCCTACGGCTACAAAGACGTTGCCTATTTCCTCCTCAAAATCCACCAACACTGCGGACTGCTTAATCCACGGCTTTCAACTTAA